Proteins from a single region of Meriones unguiculatus strain TT.TT164.6M chromosome 21, Bangor_MerUng_6.1, whole genome shotgun sequence:
- the LOC110561423 gene encoding histone H2B type 1-P-like gives MPEKVKSTLDPKKGSQKAVSKVQKKDDKKHKQSYSLYMCKVLGQMHSNMDILSKVMGMVNSFGSHILESIKVEASCLEHYNRCSTIMSQETQMALCLLLPLGN, from the coding sequence ATGCCTGAGAAGGTCAAGTCTACCCTGGATCCCAAGAAGGGCTCCCAGAAGGCTGTGAGCAAGGTTCAAAAGAAAGATGACAAGAAGCACAAACAGAGCTACTCCCTCTACATGTGCAAAGTGCTGGGACAGATGCACTCCAACATGGACATCTTGTCCAAGGTCATGGGCATGGTGAACTCATTTGGCAGTCACATCCTTGAGTCCATCAAAGTCGAGGCTTCCTGCCTGGAGCATTACAACAGGTGCTCTACCATCATGTCCCAGGAGACCCAGATGGCCTTGT